The Paenibacillus yonginensis genome segment TCCTTCGTATGATAGGTCTATTCTACAAGCCCTTATTTTCATTGTCCAACTTAGTGTAGCCGATCCAAAAAGAGAGAATAGCCGGTCTGGGGTTATCCCATCTTGAGGTCTATTTAACGGAGTGGAATTCTACAACATACCACCGGGACTTAACGAACGATACCTTATATAAGTCGTCTTATATTGTGAAGAATATCGTAGAAAACCTTGACCGGATTTCGGGCTTTGGTTATTGGGTATTAAGCGACAATATTGAGGAGACAGCAGGATCCCCGCGTTTATTCCACGGGGGTCTTGGTTTAATGACTCAATTCGGTATTCCCAAGCCGGCTATGCTCGCTTATGAACTGTTAGCAAAATTAGGAGATAATTTGATCCACCAGGAGAACGGGTATGTCGTAACAGCGGATAACAGGGGGTACCAGATCCTTGCGTATAACTATTGTCATTTTGATGACCTATATGCTATAGGAGACACCTCTTTTATTAGTGATACGCATAGGTACAATGCCTTTAAGGATGAGAAGACGATTAAGCTGGAGATTGAGTTGAAAGGAATCCCTTCAGGTCATTACCGGATGATTACCCACACAGTAAATAGAGCGCATGGAAGCAGCTTTGATGAATGGGTGAAAATGGGATCACCGGCAAATGTAAATCATGAGGATATTCAATATTTAAAAGCGGTTTCCATCCCGAAACGGGAAAGTCATACCCTTAAAATAGAGGAGAAATGGACATACACCTCCATTTTGGAGCCTCATGCGATTTCTTTAGTGGAACTTCTTCCGGTTTTTTAGGTTCATTTTTAATGTTTTAATCTCCATACAAGGAAAGCGATTTCAAAACAAATTAAAATGAACTATTCAAGTAAGTAAGAAGAAGCCTATCTGCGGATAGGCCTCTTTATTATAATTTAACTATAGAGAAAACGCTTACTTTTTATGGGGTGGATGAGCAAAAAAAGAGCGTATGGATAATTCTTAACGAAAGAAGGAGTAATAAATGGACATACAGGTACAAACCCCTTTGAAGAGATTGATGACAGGTCTGACGTTATCGAACTTTGCTGCCAATCTTGCTTTATTTACGCCGATCGTTGTGCTGCTGACCTTAAAGTTAACCTTCCTGGACGCGGAACATGTGGCAACAAATTTAAGTTATGTTACAGGGATTGGTGCCTTTTTTGCTTTGATTTTTAACCCGATAGCCGGATTTATTAGTGACCGGACAACTTTCAAGTTGGGCCGCCGGCGGACCTGGATTTTATTTGGTCTCGTGTTTGGCGGGCTCTCTTTAGTAGGTATCGGCTTCGCCAATCAGGTATGGCAAATTGTCTTATTCTGGTGCTGCGCTCAAGGTTTTTATAATTTTACCCTGTCTGCAAATATGGCGTTGGTTGCTGAGCAGGTTGATGATACCAAAAAAGGCAGCGTCTCCGGCACGATGGGGATGACGCAGAATTTAACCATATTACTTGGCATGCTGCTTATGACGGCAATGTCAAAAACATCGAATGTATCCAAATTCTCAGTGCTCGCTATTTTTGGGGTTGTGGCTTCGGTCGTTGTCCTAATGCTGATTCGCGAAGGCAAGTATACGGCTAAGAGGAAATCCGGCAGCAGCGTTAAAACGAAATTTAGTATCTGGAGCGTCTTCCCTGACCCTAGAAAACATCGTCCGTTTATGTGGGCGTGGATATCCCGCTTCCTGGTGATGATGGGCATCGCCTCTACTAATTACAATTCCGTTTTATTAACGCAAAGATTCGGGATTAAACCGGAAGATCTGAGCGAAAAAATGCTGATCTTAACCTTTGTTTCGACGATATGCATCGTTGTATCCAGTATTGTATGCGGTAAAATTTCGGATAAATTAAAAAAACAGAAACCGTTTGTACTTGGTTCCGGCTTATTAATGGCTGTTGCTTTAATCATAATCGCTTTTAGCTTTCATTTTAATGTATTGGTTCTTGCAAACGCCTTATATGGAATTGGGGCTGGCGTTTATTGGGCGGTTGATATTGCGCTTGTGACACGAGTTCTGCCTTCAAAGGATACAGCAGCTAAAGATTTAGGCATTATCAATATTGCTAATGCTTTGCCACAATCTATCGTCCCTGCTATCGCTCCTATTTTGCTTTCCATTGGCGGATACAGCTTTATGTTTACCTTCTTGGGAATTGTAGGGATTTTCGGCGGGCTTACGATTCTTCCGGTACCTGAATTAGGCCAGGATAACAAGGCGGAAACTGCCGAAGTTTCCAAGGCTCCCGACCTCGGCTTATCTGTCGACTAACTTTGAATAATAAGGTGATAAATTTGATTAACTATATTAAAAATCCAAATGGCCCGACCCTTGGCGTTTCTACATCATCGGGTGTTGAAATCCTATATGAAGAGGGTTTGGCGTTTAAAGATCTGAATAAGAGCGGTAAACTTGAAGCATACAAGGACTGGCGTTTATCTCCCAAAGAGAGAGCAGAGGACCTTGCCTCAAAAATGAGCCTGGAACAAATGGCTGGCTTAATGTTATACAGCTCACACCAGTCTATTCCTGCGGCAGACCGCGGCTTTCGTTCGGGCACGTATGGGGGGAAATCATTTGCTGAAAGTGATGCAAAACCCTGGGAGCTGTCCGACCAACAAATTGACTTTTTGAAAAAGGACCATTTGCGGCATGTTCTCGTAACTTCTGTAGAGACACCGGAAATTGCGGCAAAATGGAATAATGAAATGCAGGCGTTTGTAGAAGGAGTAGGTCTGGGAATTCCGGTTAATAACAGCTCGGATCCGCGTCACTCCTCAGATTCCAGTAAAGAATTTAATGAAGGCGCGGGCGGCCATATCTCCATGTGGCCAGAACCTCTTGGATTAGCAGCTACTTTTGACCCGGAAGCCGTTAGGAAGTTTGGGGAAATTGCTGCAAGAGAATACCGGGCGCTCGGATTAACGACAGCTTTGTCTCCTCAAGTTGATATGGCAACAGATCCCCGCTGGTTCCGATTTAATGGAACCTTCGGTGAGGATGCCGAATTATCAGCAGATATAGGTAGAGCGTATATAGATGGCTTTCAAACCTC includes the following:
- a CDS encoding MFS transporter — protein: MDIQVQTPLKRLMTGLTLSNFAANLALFTPIVVLLTLKLTFLDAEHVATNLSYVTGIGAFFALIFNPIAGFISDRTTFKLGRRRTWILFGLVFGGLSLVGIGFANQVWQIVLFWCCAQGFYNFTLSANMALVAEQVDDTKKGSVSGTMGMTQNLTILLGMLLMTAMSKTSNVSKFSVLAIFGVVASVVVLMLIREGKYTAKRKSGSSVKTKFSIWSVFPDPRKHRPFMWAWISRFLVMMGIASTNYNSVLLTQRFGIKPEDLSEKMLILTFVSTICIVVSSIVCGKISDKLKKQKPFVLGSGLLMAVALIIIAFSFHFNVLVLANALYGIGAGVYWAVDIALVTRVLPSKDTAAKDLGIINIANALPQSIVPAIAPILLSIGGYSFMFTFLGIVGIFGGLTILPVPELGQDNKAETAEVSKAPDLGLSVD
- a CDS encoding GH39 family glycosyl hydrolase; protein product: MGLSHLEVYLTEWNSTTYHRDLTNDTLYKSSYIVKNIVENLDRISGFGYWVLSDNIEETAGSPRLFHGGLGLMTQFGIPKPAMLAYELLAKLGDNLIHQENGYVVTADNRGYQILAYNYCHFDDLYAIGDTSFISDTHRYNAFKDEKTIKLEIELKGIPSGHYRMITHTVNRAHGSSFDEWVKMGSPANVNHEDIQYLKAVSIPKRESHTLKIEEKWTYTSILEPHAISLVELLPVF